A region of Planococcus sp. MSAK28401 DNA encodes the following proteins:
- a CDS encoding polyphenol oxidase family protein, with the protein MKRKTYIDNDSYIAGLTVKDPQTNGGNNLALHAGTQREHSLENRKALLASLGYTIDELVCANQTHSNHFRKVSHGDAGKGARTVDNAIADTDALYTRDTGLVLSSFAADCVPVTFYHATEELIGAVHSGWQGTVKELIPHLFAHLIANENCAPEGFRVQIGMALSQEKFEVDEDVYVKFKALGYADPFVEFNEETGKYHIDNQLTVKTQLERAGIPPEHIDIDRSCTFKSPDGFSYREDKQCGRHMAYIVKR; encoded by the coding sequence GTGAAACGTAAAACTTATATCGACAACGATTCCTATATCGCGGGCCTGACCGTAAAAGACCCGCAGACAAACGGCGGCAATAACTTGGCGCTCCACGCCGGGACCCAGCGTGAGCATTCACTTGAAAACCGTAAAGCCTTGCTTGCTTCACTTGGCTACACCATCGATGAACTCGTCTGCGCCAATCAAACCCACAGCAACCATTTCCGAAAAGTGTCACATGGGGACGCAGGCAAAGGCGCCCGGACAGTAGATAATGCGATTGCGGATACCGATGCGCTCTACACACGCGACACTGGGCTTGTTCTCTCAAGTTTCGCCGCCGATTGTGTGCCGGTGACCTTCTATCACGCAACGGAAGAGTTGATCGGCGCCGTTCATTCCGGATGGCAAGGCACCGTGAAGGAACTCATACCGCATTTGTTTGCCCATTTAATCGCCAATGAAAACTGCGCGCCGGAAGGGTTCCGCGTCCAGATCGGCATGGCGCTCAGCCAAGAGAAGTTTGAAGTGGATGAAGACGTCTATGTGAAATTCAAAGCACTCGGCTATGCCGATCCGTTCGTCGAATTCAATGAAGAAACCGGGAAATACCATATCGACAATCAGCTCACCGTCAAAACCCAGCTGGAACGCGCAGGTATTCCTCCTGAACATATTGACATCGACCGGAGCTGCACCTTCAAGAGTCCAGACGGCTTCTCCTACCGCGAAGACAAGCAATGCGGCCGCCACATGGCTTATATCGTTAAGAGATAG
- a CDS encoding DEAD/DEAH box helicase, protein MEFWISDKHIRKLCGQAAYKKGQAFQMAGKVNITEANDQSITATVEGRSSFHVELTRSQAGTIHAECSCPPVGFIHTYCHHIAAVMIAAEELGQRERPLAEQMFGLFEEDDKPSARLHRFDRRVPYHVEATVRSGGKEHLALTLRSGTAILKNVRDPLRFVSALSNGQYEETAAIPYDPSRHALEQPVLELLQVLDKSNLQPDENGKLLVSASDWERLLPVLREITHAKFENPLGEVLPFHVTDTLPVSFRLDHGTSGYRLIVRGLERLQIFLKYGVALTEESIVQPAAADMKRLSGLQELMQGAGEELAVEESQVAHMMKAVLPGLEKLGPVIVMEKAIEKIGETPLRAKLYLDRVRSRLLAGLEFHYGQLIINPCEEPDGTYRQYPGVFRQLEKEQAIMDLMESGRLTKTDGGFYLQDEEAEYDFLYDTVPLLEEWLEVYATTSVKMRIQKTLPGPKIRVNLPKDRTDWLEFRFDLGGIPEEELRGIIRAIREKKRYFRIPNGTLMSLETPGMAAFEEYLAVMNIDEDNFERVQRIPLLEGMRLAGSLEQHELSEAGTEFARLLKELHHPWTQSQQLPERFEGILRDYQKRGFSWFRLLAKYGFGGILADEMGLGKTVQSIAFVQSVLEDIRKSDEPALIVAPSSLMYNWQAEFERFAPEIQTVIVDGSKAKRTQALNKPGDVYITSYPVLRMDRGAYKDWTFHTIFFDEAQAFKNPATQTAKAVKELNARHRFALTGTPIENSLDELWSIFHIVFPALLPDRSQFAELRNADIAKRVRPFLLRRTKAEVLGEVPQKIERIEHSELREEQKKLYTAYLAELRHEALKHLRDNSMRKNRIRILAGLTRLRQLCCHPSLFVEDYSGGSAKFEQLLEILEEARLTGRRVLVFSQFTGMLNIIGQSLLRSGRSYFYLDGSTPPKERVELCDRFNEGEEDLFLISLKAGGTGLNLTGADTVILYDLWWNPAVEQQAADRAHRMGQKREVQVLRLVAKGTIEEKMYDLQLRKQDLVDEMIQSGSEAVQSMSEEDIREILMI, encoded by the coding sequence ATGGAATTTTGGATCAGCGATAAACATATCCGCAAATTATGCGGCCAGGCTGCCTATAAAAAAGGCCAAGCGTTTCAAATGGCCGGAAAAGTCAATATCACAGAAGCCAATGACCAGTCCATAACCGCTACTGTCGAAGGACGCAGCTCATTCCACGTTGAGTTAACCCGCTCCCAAGCCGGGACCATCCATGCGGAATGCAGCTGTCCGCCTGTCGGCTTCATCCATACATATTGCCATCACATTGCAGCGGTGATGATAGCCGCAGAAGAACTTGGCCAGCGGGAGCGCCCGCTCGCTGAGCAGATGTTCGGCTTATTCGAAGAAGACGACAAGCCTTCTGCCCGTTTGCATCGCTTCGACCGGCGCGTGCCTTATCACGTCGAAGCAACTGTACGCAGCGGAGGCAAAGAACATTTGGCGCTGACGTTGAGAAGCGGCACGGCAATCTTGAAAAATGTCCGGGATCCCCTGCGTTTCGTATCGGCCCTGTCAAACGGCCAATACGAGGAGACCGCAGCGATTCCATACGACCCAAGCCGCCATGCACTTGAACAACCGGTCCTGGAGCTGCTGCAAGTGCTCGATAAAAGCAATCTCCAGCCGGATGAAAACGGAAAATTGCTCGTTTCCGCAAGCGATTGGGAGCGCCTGTTGCCTGTGCTTCGCGAAATCACGCATGCCAAATTCGAAAATCCGCTCGGGGAAGTGCTGCCGTTTCACGTAACGGATACACTGCCGGTGTCGTTTCGGCTGGACCACGGCACTAGCGGATACCGCTTGATCGTCCGTGGTTTGGAGCGTCTTCAAATCTTTCTGAAATACGGCGTTGCCTTAACGGAAGAATCGATTGTCCAGCCGGCCGCAGCTGATATGAAGCGTCTGTCGGGCTTGCAGGAATTGATGCAAGGGGCGGGCGAGGAGCTGGCGGTCGAGGAAAGCCAAGTCGCCCATATGATGAAAGCGGTCTTGCCGGGGCTGGAAAAACTCGGGCCGGTCATCGTCATGGAAAAGGCGATTGAGAAAATCGGAGAAACGCCGCTGCGCGCGAAATTGTATCTCGACCGTGTGCGCAGCCGATTGCTTGCAGGACTTGAATTTCATTACGGACAGCTCATCATCAATCCATGCGAAGAGCCCGACGGAACATACCGGCAGTATCCTGGCGTGTTCCGCCAGCTCGAAAAAGAACAGGCCATCATGGACTTGATGGAGTCGGGGCGGCTGACGAAAACGGACGGCGGTTTCTATCTCCAGGACGAAGAAGCGGAATATGATTTCCTTTATGATACGGTGCCGCTGCTGGAAGAATGGCTCGAAGTCTATGCGACGACTTCGGTGAAAATGCGTATCCAAAAAACCTTGCCAGGGCCGAAAATCCGTGTCAATCTGCCGAAAGACCGGACCGATTGGCTGGAGTTCCGCTTCGATCTCGGGGGTATACCGGAAGAAGAATTACGAGGCATTATCCGAGCCATTCGGGAGAAAAAGCGTTATTTCCGCATCCCTAACGGTACGTTAATGTCGCTTGAAACCCCGGGCATGGCAGCGTTTGAGGAATATTTGGCTGTCATGAACATCGATGAAGATAATTTTGAACGAGTTCAGCGCATTCCGCTGCTGGAAGGAATGCGGCTTGCCGGGAGCCTCGAACAGCATGAATTATCGGAGGCCGGGACGGAATTTGCGCGCTTGTTAAAAGAGCTGCACCATCCGTGGACACAATCACAACAATTGCCGGAGCGTTTTGAAGGCATTTTGCGGGATTACCAAAAGCGCGGATTCAGCTGGTTTCGTTTGCTGGCGAAATACGGATTCGGCGGCATATTGGCAGATGAGATGGGACTCGGAAAAACCGTTCAAAGCATCGCTTTCGTGCAATCGGTGCTGGAAGACATCCGCAAGAGCGACGAGCCGGCGCTGATCGTTGCGCCTTCTTCGCTCATGTACAATTGGCAAGCCGAATTTGAGCGTTTTGCACCGGAGATCCAGACGGTCATCGTCGACGGTTCGAAAGCGAAGCGGACGCAAGCTTTGAACAAGCCCGGTGATGTGTATATCACATCCTATCCGGTGTTGCGGATGGACCGGGGGGCGTATAAAGATTGGACCTTCCATACGATTTTTTTCGATGAAGCCCAAGCCTTTAAAAATCCGGCGACCCAAACCGCGAAAGCCGTGAAAGAGCTAAACGCCCGGCATCGTTTTGCGCTCACTGGGACGCCGATCGAAAACTCGCTCGACGAATTGTGGTCGATCTTCCACATCGTTTTTCCGGCGCTGCTTCCGGATCGCAGCCAGTTTGCGGAACTGCGCAACGCCGATATCGCGAAGCGCGTGCGGCCGTTCCTGTTGCGCCGGACGAAAGCAGAAGTGCTCGGCGAAGTGCCGCAAAAGATCGAGCGTATCGAACATTCCGAACTCCGCGAAGAGCAGAAGAAACTGTACACGGCGTATCTTGCGGAACTGCGCCACGAAGCCTTGAAGCATCTGCGCGACAATAGCATGCGCAAAAACCGCATCCGCATTCTTGCGGGACTGACGCGTCTGCGGCAATTGTGCTGCCACCCGTCATTGTTTGTGGAAGATTACTCAGGCGGCTCGGCGAAGTTCGAGCAATTGCTGGAGATCCTGGAAGAGGCGCGCTTGACAGGCCGCCGTGTGCTGGTGTTCTCCCAGTTCACGGGCATGCTCAATATCATCGGGCAGTCGCTGTTGCGCTCAGGAAGGTCGTATTTCTATTTGGATGGTTCGACGCCGCCGAAAGAACGTGTGGAATTATGCGACCGCTTTAACGAAGGCGAAGAGGACCTGTTTTTGATTTCCTTGAAAGCAGGCGGCACCGGGCTCAATTTGACGGGGGCCGATACGGTCATTTTGTATGATTTGTGGTGGAACCCGGCCGTCGAGCAGCAGGCAGCGGACCGCGCGCACCGGATGGGACAGAAGCGGGAAGTGCAGGTGCTGCGCTTGGTGGCGAAGGGGACGATCGAAGAAAAGATGTACGACTTGCAGCTTCGCAAGCAGGATTTGGTGGATGAGATGATCCAATCCGGTTCAGAAGCCGTGCAGTCGATGAGTGAAGAGGACATCCGGGAGATTTTGATGATTTGA
- a CDS encoding SRPBCC family protein: MARAHQSIFIQAPIDEVFQFAKKPGNWTSFYNHLSKPERIEGTGEAGTEVETVFSIIGLRFPVTINVVRCERSGDEGFWEGIITGSFIAHQKSHYRSMDGGTEAVFELEIDLPHSAFDRFTERLVYDRLERNTLRHTLENLKAACELER; this comes from the coding sequence ATGGCCCGTGCCCATCAAAGCATATTCATCCAAGCGCCGATCGACGAAGTGTTCCAGTTCGCCAAGAAGCCCGGAAACTGGACGAGTTTCTACAATCATTTATCCAAACCGGAAAGGATCGAAGGCACCGGCGAAGCAGGCACTGAAGTCGAGACAGTGTTTTCCATTATCGGCTTGCGCTTCCCGGTGACGATCAATGTGGTCCGCTGTGAACGCAGCGGCGATGAAGGATTTTGGGAAGGCATCATCACCGGCAGCTTTATCGCCCATCAAAAGAGCCATTACCGCTCGATGGACGGTGGAACTGAAGCTGTTTTCGAATTGGAAATCGATTTGCCCCACAGCGCTTTCGACCGTTTCACCGAGCGGCTGGTCTATGACCGGCTGGAAAGAAATACTCTTCGCCATACACTTGAAAATCTCAAAGCCGCCTGCGAATTGGAGCGTTAA
- a CDS encoding SDR family oxidoreductase: protein MRLEGKVAIVTGAASGMGKSIAVLYAKEGAKVVVSDINQQGADAVVEEIKSSGGEAIAVACNVAKEADIQALVDSTVAEYGTLDILVNNAGIMDNFEAAADIEDDSWERIFAINTTGVMRATRKALKVFLEKGSGNIINIASAGGLQGARAGATYTASKHAVIGFTKNTGFMYANSGIRCNAIAPGGVETNIGSTMTHISEFGMGRTQPGMAVNPRIGKPDEIAYVALFLASDESSFVNGTVITADSGWLAY from the coding sequence ATGAGATTGGAAGGAAAAGTAGCGATCGTCACAGGGGCCGCTTCCGGCATGGGAAAATCCATAGCCGTCTTGTATGCCAAAGAAGGTGCGAAAGTCGTGGTCTCTGATATTAACCAGCAAGGGGCCGATGCTGTCGTTGAAGAAATCAAATCCAGCGGCGGTGAAGCAATTGCTGTCGCTTGCAATGTCGCAAAAGAAGCAGATATCCAAGCGTTGGTCGATAGCACTGTCGCTGAATATGGCACGCTCGATATCCTCGTCAATAATGCCGGCATCATGGACAATTTCGAAGCTGCCGCAGACATCGAAGACGACAGCTGGGAGCGCATTTTTGCAATCAATACGACGGGCGTCATGCGCGCCACCCGAAAAGCGCTGAAAGTATTCCTTGAAAAAGGCTCCGGCAATATCATCAATATCGCATCCGCTGGCGGCTTGCAAGGAGCGCGTGCCGGCGCAACGTATACCGCATCGAAGCACGCGGTCATCGGCTTTACAAAAAATACCGGCTTTATGTATGCCAATAGCGGCATCCGTTGCAACGCGATCGCACCCGGCGGCGTCGAGACCAATATCGGCTCTACGATGACCCATATCAGCGAATTCGGCATGGGCCGCACGCAACCCGGCATGGCGGTCAACCCGCGCATCGGCAAACCGGATGAAATCGCCTATGTCGCTTTGTTCCTTGCTTCCGATGAATCGAGCTTCGTCAACGGCACCGTCATCACCGCGGATTCCGGCTGGCTCGCTTATTGA